Proteins from one Gossypium raimondii isolate GPD5lz chromosome 8, ASM2569854v1, whole genome shotgun sequence genomic window:
- the LOC105790455 gene encoding receptor-like protein 15 isoform X3 — protein sequence MEAKSLWVLLTTLLFIIQGWRQIEGCLEQERIALFQLKSFFNDSNWVDVKGSNCCEWEGVECNVTSERVIGLDLGFKRQWDNREWISDPYGYLNVSLFLPFEELKSLDLSGNEIADLVDNQELKSLTNLKTLELNFNSIKSLRQFQGEKAQPMINLEVLNLDYNSLNNNDLAYLKGLSSLRSLSIGGNQLEGSVGITVLNNMTKLKKLDLSANKIENLQSPYDGERPLNLTNLEEFNLDQNSFTNNLLTQLSGFSNLKSLSIQNNQLKGSINIKELLDTLSNLEELDMGGNELKEFVPIKNKENESLGKLKVANLNGVFNNGTASLIQLLETFSSVNTIYLRGNYFNDTFSTQDELQVSSKIEELVLDRSSLNNDILQSIGALASLKILSLSGCGLSGTLPTQGWCDLRKFEVLDLSENALKGTLPSCLANLSSLHYLDISGNQFVGKGVSIGLANLTLLRFISLSRNLFEVPSIFISFANHSHLKVLSSNQNKLVEEPTIPKWVPKFQLKAFRLSNCTTKELQTEIPKFLYYQNNLSIIDLSYNNFGGKVPFWLLENNTRMEAFLMKGNSFMGHLNLPSHPNPNISFVDISDNKIQGPIPANICSIFPQLNGLNLAGNSLQGNIPPCLGSLTTWNLLLDLSHNQLSGGIPEMLAQSDSLRFLRLSNNHLSGKITPTIFCSTSLRLLYLDGNNFDGNIPSIDISTFLSYSLVDMDLSNNNLSGELPRWIWNVSNLNALAVSNNQLKGLIPMELCYLDSLRILDLSENNFSGPIPSCFGPQSIIHLHLSKNRLSGTLTNAFFNSSSLVTLDLSENQLSGEIPYQIGTLSALSVLLLKANYFIGEIPIEICKLYSLSIIDLSQNKLFGLIPSCLSRLTLDPNGEKSLTKTYWEGSGGIFERGNYFGLTEFEFFTLRGGESFDVGFEIENQMEEKVDYTTKRASYTYKGNILEYMSGIDFSCNRLTGEIPIEIGNLSEIRSLNLSHNNLTGHIPSTFSKLKQIESLDLSHNNLIGRIPSQLTELYTLAVFNVSHNNLSGSIPSPKAQFGTFDESSYVENPFLCGPPLHKNCSDLDSPLTTAPNTSNNEEESGLMDKYVFWVTFFVSYVIVLLVIVLILYINPYWRLAWFSFVEHCIKTCQYFLLQFSIFKRSG from the exons ATGGAGGCTAAATCGTTGTGGGTATTACTCACTACACTTCTGTTCATCATACAAGGGTGGCGACAGATTGAGGGGTGCTTGGAGCAGGAGAGAATTGCTCTCTTCCAACTCAAATCTTTTTTCAATGACAGTAACTGGGTAGATGTGAAAGGTTCGAATTGTTGTGAATGGGAAGGAGTTGAGTGCAACGTCACTAGTGAACGAGTAATAGGTCTCGATCTTGGTTTCAAACGTCAATGGGATAACCGTGAATGGATATCAGATCCATATGGGTATCTCAATGTCTCTTTATTTCTTCCATTTGAGGAATTGAAGAGCCTTGATTTGAGTGGAAATGAAATTGCAGATCTTGTAGATAACCAAG AATTGAAGAGTTTGACAAACTTGAAGACGTTAGAGTTAAACTTCAATAGCATCAAAAGCCTCCGACAGTTTCAAG GTGAGAAAGCGCAACCGATGATAAATTTGGAAGTGCTTAATTTGGATTATAATTCCTTGAACAACAATGATTTGGCATATCTCAAGGGGTTATCAAGTTTAAGGTCCTTGAGTATTGGGGGAAACCAATTGGAAGGGTCAGTAGGTATTACAg TATTGAATAATATGACAAAGCTAAAGAAGTTGGACTTGAGTGCCAATAAAATTGAGAACCTCCAATCTCCCTATG ATGGTGAGAGGCCACTTAATTTGACCAATTTAGAAGAGTTTAATTTGGATCAGAACTCCTTCACGAACAACTTATTGACACAGCTTAGTGGGTTTTCCAATCTAAAGTCATTGAGTATACAGAATAATCAGCTTAAAGgatcaataaatattaaag AATTATTAGACACTTTAAGCAACTTAGAGGAGCTAGACATGGGTGGAAATGAGCTGAAGGAATTTGTGCCCATAAAGAATAAAG AAAATGAAAGTTTAGGAAAGCTAAAGGTTGCTAACCTAAACGGGGTGTTCAACAATGGAACTGCTTCTCTAATACAACTCCTGGAGACATTCTCATCTGTTAATACCATATATTTGAGAGGCAATTACTTTAATGACACCTTTTCTACTCaag atGAATTGCAAGTGTCGAGCAAAATTGAGGAATTAGTACTAGATCGATCATCTCTCAACAACGACATTCTTCAAAGCATTGGTGCATTGGcttctcttaaaattttatctttgaGTGGTTGTGGGCTGTCTGGGACATTACCTACCCaag GATGGTGTGATTTACGGAAATTTGAGGTGTTGGATCTTAGTGAAAATGCTCTTAAAGGAACCCTCCCTTCATGTTTGGCTAACTTGTCATCACTTCATTATTTGGATATTTCCGGTAATCAATTCGTCGGGAAAGGTGTCTCCATTGGCTTAGCCAATCTCACTTTGCTTAGATTCATTTCTCTTTCACGAAACCTATTCGAAGTTCcttccattttcatatcatttgCCAACCATTCACACCTCAAAGTACTCTCCAGCAATCAAAACAAGTTAGTGGAAGAGCCTACCATTCCAAAATGGGTCCCAAAGTTCCAACTAAAAGCCTTCCGTTTGTCAAATTGCACAACAAAGGAACTCCAAACTGAAATTCCGAAATTCCTCTATTACCAAAATAACCTGAGTATTATTGATctttcatataataattttggaGGGAAGGTTCCTTTTTGGTTGTTAGAGAACAATACAAGAATGGAAGCATTTTTAATGAAGGGTAACTCTTTTATGGGTCATCTCAATCTTCCATCTCATCCGAATCCAAACATATCCTTTGTTGATATATCTGACAACAAAATACAAGGTCCAATTCCAGCAAACATTTGTTCAATCTTTCCACAACTAAATGGGTTAAACCTAGCAGGCAATTCCCTTCAAGGTAATATTCCTCCTTGTCTGGGTAGTTTGACCACTTGGAATTTATTATTAGATCTGTCACATAATCAGCTATCTGGAGGAATACCAGAAATGTTAGCTCAAAGTGACTCGTTGAGGTTTCTTAGGCTATCAAATAATCATCTAAGTGGAAAGATAACCCCGACAATCTTTTGCTCAACTTCATTACGATTGCTATATTTAGATGGCAATAACTTTGATGGAAATATACCTAGCATTGATATCTCAACTTTCCTTTCATATTCCCTTGTTGATATGGATTTAAGTAACAACAATTTGTCCGGAGAGCTCCCAAGATGGATATGGAATGTGTCAAATTTAAATGCATTGGCAGTATCCAACAATCAGCTCAAGGGTCTCATTCCGATGGAATTGTGCTATTTGGATTCCCTTAGAATTTTGGACCTTtcagaaaataatttttctggCCCAATACCATCTTGCTTCGGCCCACAATCTATCATACATCTCCATTTGAGCAAAAATAGATTAAGTGGCACCTTGACAAATGCATTCTTTAATAGCTCTTCCTTGGTGACTTTAGATCTTAGTGAAAATCAGTTGAGTGGAGAAATTCCATACCAGATTGGAACTCTTTCTGCTTTGAGTGTTCTCCTTCTAAAAGCCAATTATTTTATTGGAGAAATTCCCATTGAGATATGTAAATTGTATTCTTTAAGTATCATTGATCTTTCTCAAAACAAGCTTTTTGGTTTGATACCTTCTTGTTTGAGTCGTTTAACTCTTGATCCAAATGGTGAAAAATCTTTAACAAAGACCTATTGGGAGGGCTCTGGAGGAATCTTTGAGCGGGGTAATTACTTTGGACTgactgaatttgaatttttcactTTAAGAGGAGGCGAGTCATTCGATGTAGGTTTCGAAATTGAGAATCAAATGGAAGAAAAGGTGGATTATACAACAAAAAGAGCATCTTACACGTACAAGGGAAACATTCTTGAATACATGTCGGGAATTGATTTTTCATGCAATAGATTAACAGGTGAAATCCCCATAGAGATTGGAAATTTGAGTGAAATTCGATCACTAAACTTGTCACACAACAATTTGACTGGACATATACCATCAACATTCTCAAAGCTTAAGCAAATTGAGAGTCTAGACCTTTCTCACAACAACCTAATTGGAAGAATCCCTTCTCAATTAACAGAGTTGTACACCTTAGCAGTCTTCAATGTGTCACACAACAACTTGTCAGGGAGTATTCCGTCTCCAAAAGCTCAATTTGGAACCTTTGATGAAAGCAGTTATGTGGAGAATCCTTTTCTCTGCGGGCCTCCCCTGCATAAAAATTGCAGCGACCTTGATTCACCCCTGACAACAGCACCAAATACCTCAAACAACGAAGAAGAAAGTGGTTTGATGGACAAGTATGTTTTTTGGGTGaccttttttgtttcttatgtaATTGTGTTGCTGGTTATTGTTCTCATCCTGTATATAAATCCTTATTGGCGACTAGCATGGTTTTCTTTTGTTGAACACTGCATCAAGACTTGTCAGTACTTTCTTCTGCAATTTTCCATCTTCAAAAGGAGTGGGTAG
- the LOC105790455 gene encoding receptor-like protein 15 isoform X6, which translates to MEAKSLWVLLTTLLFIIQGWRQIEGCLEQERIALFQLKSFFNDSNWVDVKGSNCCEWEGVECNVTSERVIGLDLGFKRQWDNREWISDPYGYLNVSLFLPFEELKSLDLSGNEIADLVDNQELKSLTNLKTLELNFNSIKSLRQFQELLDTLSNLEELDMGGNELKEFVPIKNKENESLGKLKVANLNGVFNNGTASLIQLLETFSSVNTIYLRGNYFNDTFSTQDELQVSSKIEELVLDRSSLNNDILQSIGALASLKILSLSGCGLSGTLPTQGWCDLRKFEVLDLSENALKGTLPSCLANLSSLHYLDISGNQFVGKGVSIGLANLTLLRFISLSRNLFEVPSIFISFANHSHLKVLSSNQNKLVEEPTIPKWVPKFQLKAFRLSNCTTKELQTEIPKFLYYQNNLSIIDLSYNNFGGKVPFWLLENNTRMEAFLMKGNSFMGHLNLPSHPNPNISFVDISDNKIQGPIPANICSIFPQLNGLNLAGNSLQGNIPPCLGSLTTWNLLLDLSHNQLSGGIPEMLAQSDSLRFLRLSNNHLSGKITPTIFCSTSLRLLYLDGNNFDGNIPSIDISTFLSYSLVDMDLSNNNLSGELPRWIWNVSNLNALAVSNNQLKGLIPMELCYLDSLRILDLSENNFSGPIPSCFGPQSIIHLHLSKNRLSGTLTNAFFNSSSLVTLDLSENQLSGEIPYQIGTLSALSVLLLKANYFIGEIPIEICKLYSLSIIDLSQNKLFGLIPSCLSRLTLDPNGEKSLTKTYWEGSGGIFERGNYFGLTEFEFFTLRGGESFDVGFEIENQMEEKVDYTTKRASYTYKGNILEYMSGIDFSCNRLTGEIPIEIGNLSEIRSLNLSHNNLTGHIPSTFSKLKQIESLDLSHNNLIGRIPSQLTELYTLAVFNVSHNNLSGSIPSPKAQFGTFDESSYVENPFLCGPPLHKNCSDLDSPLTTAPNTSNNEEESGLMDKYVFWVTFFVSYVIVLLVIVLILYINPYWRLAWFSFVEHCIKTCQYFLLQFSIFKRSG; encoded by the exons ATGGAGGCTAAATCGTTGTGGGTATTACTCACTACACTTCTGTTCATCATACAAGGGTGGCGACAGATTGAGGGGTGCTTGGAGCAGGAGAGAATTGCTCTCTTCCAACTCAAATCTTTTTTCAATGACAGTAACTGGGTAGATGTGAAAGGTTCGAATTGTTGTGAATGGGAAGGAGTTGAGTGCAACGTCACTAGTGAACGAGTAATAGGTCTCGATCTTGGTTTCAAACGTCAATGGGATAACCGTGAATGGATATCAGATCCATATGGGTATCTCAATGTCTCTTTATTTCTTCCATTTGAGGAATTGAAGAGCCTTGATTTGAGTGGAAATGAAATTGCAGATCTTGTAGATAACCAAG AATTGAAGAGTTTGACAAACTTGAAGACGTTAGAGTTAAACTTCAATAGCATCAAAAGCCTCCGACAGTTTCAAG AATTATTAGACACTTTAAGCAACTTAGAGGAGCTAGACATGGGTGGAAATGAGCTGAAGGAATTTGTGCCCATAAAGAATAAAG AAAATGAAAGTTTAGGAAAGCTAAAGGTTGCTAACCTAAACGGGGTGTTCAACAATGGAACTGCTTCTCTAATACAACTCCTGGAGACATTCTCATCTGTTAATACCATATATTTGAGAGGCAATTACTTTAATGACACCTTTTCTACTCaag atGAATTGCAAGTGTCGAGCAAAATTGAGGAATTAGTACTAGATCGATCATCTCTCAACAACGACATTCTTCAAAGCATTGGTGCATTGGcttctcttaaaattttatctttgaGTGGTTGTGGGCTGTCTGGGACATTACCTACCCaag GATGGTGTGATTTACGGAAATTTGAGGTGTTGGATCTTAGTGAAAATGCTCTTAAAGGAACCCTCCCTTCATGTTTGGCTAACTTGTCATCACTTCATTATTTGGATATTTCCGGTAATCAATTCGTCGGGAAAGGTGTCTCCATTGGCTTAGCCAATCTCACTTTGCTTAGATTCATTTCTCTTTCACGAAACCTATTCGAAGTTCcttccattttcatatcatttgCCAACCATTCACACCTCAAAGTACTCTCCAGCAATCAAAACAAGTTAGTGGAAGAGCCTACCATTCCAAAATGGGTCCCAAAGTTCCAACTAAAAGCCTTCCGTTTGTCAAATTGCACAACAAAGGAACTCCAAACTGAAATTCCGAAATTCCTCTATTACCAAAATAACCTGAGTATTATTGATctttcatataataattttggaGGGAAGGTTCCTTTTTGGTTGTTAGAGAACAATACAAGAATGGAAGCATTTTTAATGAAGGGTAACTCTTTTATGGGTCATCTCAATCTTCCATCTCATCCGAATCCAAACATATCCTTTGTTGATATATCTGACAACAAAATACAAGGTCCAATTCCAGCAAACATTTGTTCAATCTTTCCACAACTAAATGGGTTAAACCTAGCAGGCAATTCCCTTCAAGGTAATATTCCTCCTTGTCTGGGTAGTTTGACCACTTGGAATTTATTATTAGATCTGTCACATAATCAGCTATCTGGAGGAATACCAGAAATGTTAGCTCAAAGTGACTCGTTGAGGTTTCTTAGGCTATCAAATAATCATCTAAGTGGAAAGATAACCCCGACAATCTTTTGCTCAACTTCATTACGATTGCTATATTTAGATGGCAATAACTTTGATGGAAATATACCTAGCATTGATATCTCAACTTTCCTTTCATATTCCCTTGTTGATATGGATTTAAGTAACAACAATTTGTCCGGAGAGCTCCCAAGATGGATATGGAATGTGTCAAATTTAAATGCATTGGCAGTATCCAACAATCAGCTCAAGGGTCTCATTCCGATGGAATTGTGCTATTTGGATTCCCTTAGAATTTTGGACCTTtcagaaaataatttttctggCCCAATACCATCTTGCTTCGGCCCACAATCTATCATACATCTCCATTTGAGCAAAAATAGATTAAGTGGCACCTTGACAAATGCATTCTTTAATAGCTCTTCCTTGGTGACTTTAGATCTTAGTGAAAATCAGTTGAGTGGAGAAATTCCATACCAGATTGGAACTCTTTCTGCTTTGAGTGTTCTCCTTCTAAAAGCCAATTATTTTATTGGAGAAATTCCCATTGAGATATGTAAATTGTATTCTTTAAGTATCATTGATCTTTCTCAAAACAAGCTTTTTGGTTTGATACCTTCTTGTTTGAGTCGTTTAACTCTTGATCCAAATGGTGAAAAATCTTTAACAAAGACCTATTGGGAGGGCTCTGGAGGAATCTTTGAGCGGGGTAATTACTTTGGACTgactgaatttgaatttttcactTTAAGAGGAGGCGAGTCATTCGATGTAGGTTTCGAAATTGAGAATCAAATGGAAGAAAAGGTGGATTATACAACAAAAAGAGCATCTTACACGTACAAGGGAAACATTCTTGAATACATGTCGGGAATTGATTTTTCATGCAATAGATTAACAGGTGAAATCCCCATAGAGATTGGAAATTTGAGTGAAATTCGATCACTAAACTTGTCACACAACAATTTGACTGGACATATACCATCAACATTCTCAAAGCTTAAGCAAATTGAGAGTCTAGACCTTTCTCACAACAACCTAATTGGAAGAATCCCTTCTCAATTAACAGAGTTGTACACCTTAGCAGTCTTCAATGTGTCACACAACAACTTGTCAGGGAGTATTCCGTCTCCAAAAGCTCAATTTGGAACCTTTGATGAAAGCAGTTATGTGGAGAATCCTTTTCTCTGCGGGCCTCCCCTGCATAAAAATTGCAGCGACCTTGATTCACCCCTGACAACAGCACCAAATACCTCAAACAACGAAGAAGAAAGTGGTTTGATGGACAAGTATGTTTTTTGGGTGaccttttttgtttcttatgtaATTGTGTTGCTGGTTATTGTTCTCATCCTGTATATAAATCCTTATTGGCGACTAGCATGGTTTTCTTTTGTTGAACACTGCATCAAGACTTGTCAGTACTTTCTTCTGCAATTTTCCATCTTCAAAAGGAGTGGGTAG
- the LOC105790455 gene encoding receptor-like protein 15 isoform X4: MEAKSLWVLLTTLLFIIQGWRQIEGCLEQERIALFQLKSFFNDSNWVDVKGSNCCEWEGVECNVTSERVIGLDLGFKRQWDNREWISDPYGYLNVSLFLPFEELKSLDLSGNEIADLVDNQVSVSSAFNKLETLVLTQNYFNDSILSKLKSLTNLKTLELNFNSIKSLRQFQGEKAQPMINLEVLNLDYNSLNNNDLAYLKGLSSLRSLSIGGNQLEGSVGITELLDTLSNLEELDMGGNELKEFVPIKNKENESLGKLKVANLNGVFNNGTASLIQLLETFSSVNTIYLRGNYFNDTFSTQDELQVSSKIEELVLDRSSLNNDILQSIGALASLKILSLSGCGLSGTLPTQGWCDLRKFEVLDLSENALKGTLPSCLANLSSLHYLDISGNQFVGKGVSIGLANLTLLRFISLSRNLFEVPSIFISFANHSHLKVLSSNQNKLVEEPTIPKWVPKFQLKAFRLSNCTTKELQTEIPKFLYYQNNLSIIDLSYNNFGGKVPFWLLENNTRMEAFLMKGNSFMGHLNLPSHPNPNISFVDISDNKIQGPIPANICSIFPQLNGLNLAGNSLQGNIPPCLGSLTTWNLLLDLSHNQLSGGIPEMLAQSDSLRFLRLSNNHLSGKITPTIFCSTSLRLLYLDGNNFDGNIPSIDISTFLSYSLVDMDLSNNNLSGELPRWIWNVSNLNALAVSNNQLKGLIPMELCYLDSLRILDLSENNFSGPIPSCFGPQSIIHLHLSKNRLSGTLTNAFFNSSSLVTLDLSENQLSGEIPYQIGTLSALSVLLLKANYFIGEIPIEICKLYSLSIIDLSQNKLFGLIPSCLSRLTLDPNGEKSLTKTYWEGSGGIFERGNYFGLTEFEFFTLRGGESFDVGFEIENQMEEKVDYTTKRASYTYKGNILEYMSGIDFSCNRLTGEIPIEIGNLSEIRSLNLSHNNLTGHIPSTFSKLKQIESLDLSHNNLIGRIPSQLTELYTLAVFNVSHNNLSGSIPSPKAQFGTFDESSYVENPFLCGPPLHKNCSDLDSPLTTAPNTSNNEEESGLMDKYVFWVTFFVSYVIVLLVIVLILYINPYWRLAWFSFVEHCIKTCQYFLLQFSIFKRSG, from the exons ATGGAGGCTAAATCGTTGTGGGTATTACTCACTACACTTCTGTTCATCATACAAGGGTGGCGACAGATTGAGGGGTGCTTGGAGCAGGAGAGAATTGCTCTCTTCCAACTCAAATCTTTTTTCAATGACAGTAACTGGGTAGATGTGAAAGGTTCGAATTGTTGTGAATGGGAAGGAGTTGAGTGCAACGTCACTAGTGAACGAGTAATAGGTCTCGATCTTGGTTTCAAACGTCAATGGGATAACCGTGAATGGATATCAGATCCATATGGGTATCTCAATGTCTCTTTATTTCTTCCATTTGAGGAATTGAAGAGCCTTGATTTGAGTGGAAATGAAATTGCAGATCTTGTAGATAACCAAG TATCTGTTTCATCTGCTTTCAACAAGTTAGAAACTCTTGTATTAACTCAGAATTACTTCAATGATAGTATCTTATCAA AATTGAAGAGTTTGACAAACTTGAAGACGTTAGAGTTAAACTTCAATAGCATCAAAAGCCTCCGACAGTTTCAAG GTGAGAAAGCGCAACCGATGATAAATTTGGAAGTGCTTAATTTGGATTATAATTCCTTGAACAACAATGATTTGGCATATCTCAAGGGGTTATCAAGTTTAAGGTCCTTGAGTATTGGGGGAAACCAATTGGAAGGGTCAGTAGGTATTACAg AATTATTAGACACTTTAAGCAACTTAGAGGAGCTAGACATGGGTGGAAATGAGCTGAAGGAATTTGTGCCCATAAAGAATAAAG AAAATGAAAGTTTAGGAAAGCTAAAGGTTGCTAACCTAAACGGGGTGTTCAACAATGGAACTGCTTCTCTAATACAACTCCTGGAGACATTCTCATCTGTTAATACCATATATTTGAGAGGCAATTACTTTAATGACACCTTTTCTACTCaag atGAATTGCAAGTGTCGAGCAAAATTGAGGAATTAGTACTAGATCGATCATCTCTCAACAACGACATTCTTCAAAGCATTGGTGCATTGGcttctcttaaaattttatctttgaGTGGTTGTGGGCTGTCTGGGACATTACCTACCCaag GATGGTGTGATTTACGGAAATTTGAGGTGTTGGATCTTAGTGAAAATGCTCTTAAAGGAACCCTCCCTTCATGTTTGGCTAACTTGTCATCACTTCATTATTTGGATATTTCCGGTAATCAATTCGTCGGGAAAGGTGTCTCCATTGGCTTAGCCAATCTCACTTTGCTTAGATTCATTTCTCTTTCACGAAACCTATTCGAAGTTCcttccattttcatatcatttgCCAACCATTCACACCTCAAAGTACTCTCCAGCAATCAAAACAAGTTAGTGGAAGAGCCTACCATTCCAAAATGGGTCCCAAAGTTCCAACTAAAAGCCTTCCGTTTGTCAAATTGCACAACAAAGGAACTCCAAACTGAAATTCCGAAATTCCTCTATTACCAAAATAACCTGAGTATTATTGATctttcatataataattttggaGGGAAGGTTCCTTTTTGGTTGTTAGAGAACAATACAAGAATGGAAGCATTTTTAATGAAGGGTAACTCTTTTATGGGTCATCTCAATCTTCCATCTCATCCGAATCCAAACATATCCTTTGTTGATATATCTGACAACAAAATACAAGGTCCAATTCCAGCAAACATTTGTTCAATCTTTCCACAACTAAATGGGTTAAACCTAGCAGGCAATTCCCTTCAAGGTAATATTCCTCCTTGTCTGGGTAGTTTGACCACTTGGAATTTATTATTAGATCTGTCACATAATCAGCTATCTGGAGGAATACCAGAAATGTTAGCTCAAAGTGACTCGTTGAGGTTTCTTAGGCTATCAAATAATCATCTAAGTGGAAAGATAACCCCGACAATCTTTTGCTCAACTTCATTACGATTGCTATATTTAGATGGCAATAACTTTGATGGAAATATACCTAGCATTGATATCTCAACTTTCCTTTCATATTCCCTTGTTGATATGGATTTAAGTAACAACAATTTGTCCGGAGAGCTCCCAAGATGGATATGGAATGTGTCAAATTTAAATGCATTGGCAGTATCCAACAATCAGCTCAAGGGTCTCATTCCGATGGAATTGTGCTATTTGGATTCCCTTAGAATTTTGGACCTTtcagaaaataatttttctggCCCAATACCATCTTGCTTCGGCCCACAATCTATCATACATCTCCATTTGAGCAAAAATAGATTAAGTGGCACCTTGACAAATGCATTCTTTAATAGCTCTTCCTTGGTGACTTTAGATCTTAGTGAAAATCAGTTGAGTGGAGAAATTCCATACCAGATTGGAACTCTTTCTGCTTTGAGTGTTCTCCTTCTAAAAGCCAATTATTTTATTGGAGAAATTCCCATTGAGATATGTAAATTGTATTCTTTAAGTATCATTGATCTTTCTCAAAACAAGCTTTTTGGTTTGATACCTTCTTGTTTGAGTCGTTTAACTCTTGATCCAAATGGTGAAAAATCTTTAACAAAGACCTATTGGGAGGGCTCTGGAGGAATCTTTGAGCGGGGTAATTACTTTGGACTgactgaatttgaatttttcactTTAAGAGGAGGCGAGTCATTCGATGTAGGTTTCGAAATTGAGAATCAAATGGAAGAAAAGGTGGATTATACAACAAAAAGAGCATCTTACACGTACAAGGGAAACATTCTTGAATACATGTCGGGAATTGATTTTTCATGCAATAGATTAACAGGTGAAATCCCCATAGAGATTGGAAATTTGAGTGAAATTCGATCACTAAACTTGTCACACAACAATTTGACTGGACATATACCATCAACATTCTCAAAGCTTAAGCAAATTGAGAGTCTAGACCTTTCTCACAACAACCTAATTGGAAGAATCCCTTCTCAATTAACAGAGTTGTACACCTTAGCAGTCTTCAATGTGTCACACAACAACTTGTCAGGGAGTATTCCGTCTCCAAAAGCTCAATTTGGAACCTTTGATGAAAGCAGTTATGTGGAGAATCCTTTTCTCTGCGGGCCTCCCCTGCATAAAAATTGCAGCGACCTTGATTCACCCCTGACAACAGCACCAAATACCTCAAACAACGAAGAAGAAAGTGGTTTGATGGACAAGTATGTTTTTTGGGTGaccttttttgtttcttatgtaATTGTGTTGCTGGTTATTGTTCTCATCCTGTATATAAATCCTTATTGGCGACTAGCATGGTTTTCTTTTGTTGAACACTGCATCAAGACTTGTCAGTACTTTCTTCTGCAATTTTCCATCTTCAAAAGGAGTGGGTAG